Proteins co-encoded in one Flavobacterium sp. M31R6 genomic window:
- the fbp gene encoding class 1 fructose-bisphosphatase gives MEERNKTLGEFIIENQKAFQYSSGELSRIINSIRLAAKVVNYKVNKAGLVDIIGAAGEQNIQGEDQQKLDVYANEIFIQTLINREIVCGIASEENDDFITVEGSDSSHNNKYVVLMDPLDGSSNIDVNVTVGTIFSVYRRVTPIGTPVTLEDFLQPGTQQVAAGYVIYGTSTMLVYTTGHGVNGFTLNPAIGTFYLSHPNMKFSEDGNIYSINEGNYVHFPQGVKDYIKYCQLEEEDRPYTSRYIGSLVADIHRNMIKGGIYIYPTSKKAPKGKLRLLYECNPMAFIVEQAGGKASDGFDRIMEIQPTELHERVPFFCGSIKMVEKAEEFMYKAKLSKY, from the coding sequence ATGGAAGAAAGAAACAAAACACTAGGGGAATTTATTATTGAAAACCAAAAAGCTTTCCAATATTCATCAGGTGAATTATCCAGGATTATCAACTCAATTCGTTTGGCGGCCAAAGTGGTCAATTACAAAGTAAATAAAGCTGGATTAGTCGATATAATAGGAGCAGCCGGAGAACAAAATATTCAAGGCGAAGACCAACAAAAATTGGATGTATATGCCAATGAGATTTTTATTCAAACCTTAATTAACCGCGAAATTGTTTGTGGTATCGCTTCAGAAGAAAATGATGATTTTATTACGGTAGAAGGAAGTGATAGCAGTCATAATAATAAATATGTGGTTTTGATGGATCCTCTTGATGGATCTTCGAATATTGATGTAAATGTTACAGTGGGGACTATATTTTCGGTTTATAGAAGAGTAACGCCTATAGGAACTCCGGTTACATTAGAAGATTTTTTGCAACCGGGTACGCAACAAGTAGCTGCAGGTTATGTAATTTATGGAACGTCAACTATGCTTGTATATACTACAGGTCATGGAGTAAACGGATTTACTTTGAATCCCGCTATTGGAACATTTTACCTTTCGCATCCCAATATGAAATTCTCTGAAGATGGTAATATCTATTCCATCAACGAAGGAAATTATGTTCATTTTCCGCAAGGGGTGAAAGATTATATCAAGTATTGTCAATTGGAAGAAGAAGATCGTCCTTATACTTCTCGCTACATTGGAAGTTTAGTGGCGGATATTCATAGAAATATGATTAAAGGGGGGATTTATATTTATCCTACCAGTAAAAAAGCACCAAAAGGGAAGTTACGTTTGTTATACGAATGTAATCCTATGGCATTTATTGTGGAGCAGGCTGGTGGAAAAGCTTCGGATGGTTTTGATAGAATAATGGAAATCCAACCTACAGAATTACACGAAAGGGTGCCTTTCTTTTGCGGTAGCATAAAAATGGTTGAAAAAGCAGAAGAGTTTATGTATAAAGCAAAACTGAGTAAATATTAA
- a CDS encoding dCMP deaminase family protein has translation MNKIKLNKYDKAYLRIATEWGLLSYCQRKKVGAIIVKDRMIISDGYNGTPSGFENCCEDEEGLTRWDVLHAEANAILKVARSTQSCEGATLYITLSPCKECSKLIHQSGIKRVVYHNGYRDDSGIQFLMKAGIEVEHIPVLED, from the coding sequence ATGAACAAAATAAAATTAAATAAATACGACAAAGCCTATCTTAGGATTGCTACAGAATGGGGTTTGTTGTCCTATTGCCAAAGAAAAAAAGTAGGTGCTATCATAGTAAAAGACCGTATGATTATTTCGGACGGATATAATGGAACACCATCAGGATTTGAAAACTGTTGTGAAGACGAAGAAGGTTTGACACGTTGGGATGTTCTCCACGCTGAAGCAAATGCGATATTGAAAGTGGCCAGATCAACTCAATCCTGTGAAGGGGCGACTTTGTATATCACACTTTCGCCTTGTAAGGAATGCAGCAAATTGATTCACCAATCGGGGATAAAAAGAGTGGTTTACCACAATGGATACCGTGATGATTCCGGAATACAATTTTTAATGAAAGCAGGCATAGAAGTAGAACATATTCCCGTTTTGGAAGATTAA
- a CDS encoding FAD-dependent oxidoreductase, which translates to MFDVLIIGGGVSGISCAMVLGSAKKKTFVSSKKIGILTHQKTSSLQEALFNNAYGIPPGKLGSELLIESIDHLSNTYPHILQIPEEKVLKIEGLYPEFTVVTNKNTYKTATIVIGIGSANTFAIEGLMQFVEPHKKALPEKQRIQLKNIDHKVADGIYVIGTLAGWRSQLAIAAGSGAAVATDLLTLWNEGIQTHSHDSIRK; encoded by the coding sequence GTGTTTGACGTATTAATTATAGGCGGTGGCGTTTCCGGAATATCATGCGCTATGGTATTGGGTTCCGCTAAAAAGAAAACTTTTGTTTCGTCTAAGAAAATCGGAATTCTCACGCATCAAAAGACTTCATCTCTTCAAGAGGCCCTTTTCAACAATGCTTACGGAATTCCTCCTGGAAAATTAGGTTCGGAATTACTAATTGAGAGCATCGATCATTTATCCAACACTTATCCCCATATTCTTCAAATCCCAGAGGAAAAAGTATTGAAAATAGAAGGTCTCTATCCCGAATTTACAGTTGTTACAAACAAAAACACATACAAAACTGCTACTATCGTAATTGGGATTGGATCAGCCAATACTTTTGCTATCGAAGGCTTAATGCAGTTTGTGGAACCGCATAAAAAAGCCCTTCCCGAAAAACAAAGGATTCAACTTAAGAATATTGACCATAAAGTGGCTGATGGTATTTATGTAATAGGAACTCTTGCGGGCTGGCGAAGCCAATTGGCTATTGCCGCAGGGAGTGGCGCAGCTGTCGCTACCGATTTACTTACTTTATGGAACGAGGGAATTCAGACGCATTCGCACGACAGCATTAGAAAATAA
- a CDS encoding S41 family peptidase yields MKFDNKYLPILIGGIFALGIFIGSLSGTPLSKSFMAKKNTKEKLNKLIDFIDNEYVDDVNTDSIVSLTVNSILAKLDPHSVYIPPKDQAEIAETMKGDFVGIGINFYMHNDSVAVINPVKNGPSAKAGIKAGDRILYADKTKLFGRKLPNDSLFATLKGEAGSQIELTVYRKSEHKKMKVTIKRDVIPLKSVDVAMLLDKNTGYIKINRFAETTFDEFKKGLTSLKKQGIKTLVIDVRDNGGGYMEEAIAIADEFLKDKELIVFTKSKKEPTEKTYATEEGSFETGNVFVLINENSASASEILAGAIQDNDRGTIVGRRSFGKGLVQREMDFNDGSAVRLTIARYYTPTGRSIQKPYSKGNEEYFKESDDRFLHGELYKKDSIKVVDSLKFKTKKGKIVYGGGGIVPDVFVPLEAEHGAENISYLLQSGIVGHFVFEELDKDRNAFTKLTFDQFKMQINATDSYFNAFQKYLSKNGLEVNLGNYKTLVKRYVSAEFAKQLFGDTYYYEMVLKDDAMIKAVLKENSKLETSK; encoded by the coding sequence ATGAAATTCGACAACAAATATTTACCCATACTTATCGGTGGCATTTTTGCCCTTGGAATTTTTATTGGCAGTTTGTCCGGTACGCCTTTGTCCAAATCTTTTATGGCCAAAAAGAATACCAAAGAAAAACTCAATAAACTGATTGATTTCATTGACAACGAATATGTAGATGATGTAAATACCGATTCGATTGTTAGTCTTACGGTAAATAGCATCTTAGCAAAATTAGATCCACATTCCGTGTACATTCCGCCAAAAGATCAAGCCGAAATAGCTGAGACAATGAAAGGCGATTTTGTTGGGATTGGAATTAATTTTTATATGCACAATGATTCTGTTGCGGTTATAAATCCAGTTAAAAATGGCCCTTCGGCAAAAGCAGGAATCAAGGCTGGAGACCGAATTTTGTATGCAGATAAAACTAAGTTATTTGGTCGAAAATTGCCTAATGACAGTTTGTTTGCCACGCTAAAAGGGGAGGCAGGGTCGCAAATTGAATTGACGGTTTATAGAAAATCCGAACACAAGAAAATGAAGGTTACCATAAAGCGCGATGTAATTCCTTTAAAAAGTGTTGATGTTGCAATGCTTTTGGACAAAAATACGGGTTATATCAAGATTAACCGTTTTGCGGAAACTACTTTCGATGAGTTTAAAAAAGGTTTGACTTCTTTGAAAAAACAAGGAATTAAAACACTGGTGATCGATGTTCGGGATAATGGGGGCGGTTATATGGAAGAAGCCATTGCTATTGCCGATGAGTTTTTGAAAGACAAAGAATTAATTGTTTTTACCAAAAGCAAGAAAGAGCCAACTGAAAAAACCTATGCTACAGAAGAGGGTAGCTTCGAAACCGGAAATGTATTTGTTTTGATTAATGAAAACAGTGCTTCGGCGAGTGAAATTTTGGCTGGAGCGATACAGGATAATGATCGTGGAACTATTGTGGGAAGACGATCATTTGGAAAAGGATTGGTACAACGTGAGATGGATTTTAATGACGGTTCAGCTGTGCGATTGACCATTGCCAGATATTATACACCAACGGGTAGGTCTATTCAAAAGCCATATTCTAAAGGGAATGAGGAATACTTCAAAGAATCGGATGATCGTTTTTTGCATGGCGAATTGTATAAAAAAGACAGCATAAAAGTGGTTGATTCTTTAAAGTTTAAAACCAAAAAAGGGAAGATTGTTTATGGCGGTGGCGGAATTGTGCCCGATGTTTTCGTGCCTTTGGAAGCAGAGCATGGAGCAGAAAATATTTCATATTTGTTGCAGTCAGGTATTGTAGGACATTTTGTTTTTGAAGAGTTAGACAAAGATAGAAATGCATTTACCAAATTGACTTTCGATCAATTTAAAATGCAAATAAACGCTACCGATTCGTATTTTAATGCTTTCCAAAAATACCTTTCCAAAAACGGTTTGGAGGTTAATCTTGGGAACTATAAAACATTGGTAAAAAGATATGTCAGTGCAGAGTTTGCAAAACAGTTATTTGGGGATACTTACTACTACGAAATGGTTTTGAAAGACGACGCTATGATAAAAGCAGTTTTGAAGGAAAATTCTAAACTTGAAACTTCAAAGTAA
- a CDS encoding MarC family protein — MDFNLKEIITVGMVLFAVIDIVGSIPIIVGLRAKHGHIESEKAALVAGLIMILFLFIGEEFLSLIGIDVHSFAVAGSFVLFFLALEMILGIRIYRDEEASSASIVPLAFPLIAGAGTMTTLLSLRSQFHTINIVLAIILNIILVYIVLKSSGKIEKMLGQNGLGVIRKTFGVVLLAIAVKLFAANVKGLFV, encoded by the coding sequence ATGGATTTTAATTTGAAGGAAATAATAACCGTAGGAATGGTGCTTTTTGCCGTAATTGATATAGTTGGATCTATTCCAATCATAGTGGGGCTGAGAGCCAAACACGGCCATATCGAATCGGAAAAAGCAGCTTTGGTAGCAGGATTGATTATGATATTGTTTTTGTTTATTGGAGAGGAATTTTTAAGCCTAATAGGAATTGATGTCCATTCATTTGCAGTGGCAGGTTCTTTTGTATTATTCTTTTTGGCCTTGGAAATGATTTTAGGTATTCGTATTTATCGAGACGAAGAAGCGAGTTCCGCCTCGATTGTACCATTGGCATTTCCATTAATTGCGGGCGCAGGAACAATGACCACTTTACTTTCTTTACGTTCACAATTCCACACTATAAATATTGTCCTCGCAATTATATTGAACATTATATTGGTTTATATTGTCCTGAAATCATCCGGTAAAATTGAAAAAATGCTTGGACAAAATGGACTTGGCGTAATTCGTAAGACTTTTGGTGTAGTACTTTTAGCAATAGCTGTTAAATTATTCGCCGCTAATGTTAAAGGTTTGTTTGTCTAA
- a CDS encoding TerB family tellurite resistance protein has product MPFSDLFSSEFNQANKGHFSAIVRVAYAGGNITEQEQKFLDKLAVDLEISEEEYKEILKDPNKYPINAPYLYIERLESLHKLARIVRRDHQLGDQQEHLMVKFALALGFTPANVNYIVDKALKLVDKHVDLDTFIYEMKNMYK; this is encoded by the coding sequence ATGCCATTCTCAGATTTATTTAGTAGCGAATTCAACCAAGCAAACAAAGGCCATTTTTCAGCCATTGTGCGGGTAGCCTATGCCGGTGGAAATATTACGGAACAAGAACAAAAATTTCTGGACAAACTTGCTGTGGATCTTGAAATTTCCGAAGAAGAATACAAAGAGATTTTAAAAGATCCGAACAAATATCCAATCAACGCACCATACTTATACATTGAAAGACTGGAAAGTCTCCACAAACTAGCCAGAATAGTTCGCCGAGACCATCAACTGGGAGATCAGCAAGAACACTTAATGGTTAAATTTGCATTAGCTTTAGGATTTACTCCTGCCAATGTGAATTATATTGTGGACAAAGCACTCAAATTGGTTGATAAACATGTAGATCTAGATACTTTTATATATGAAATGAAGAATATGTATAAATAA
- a CDS encoding HupE/UreJ family protein — MSEFLIYFQIGLKHVLDIHSYDHVLFLIALSVPFSFNDWKRILLLVTVFTLGHTTALFLSVFGIISVKVNVVELLIPITILITALYNLFTAGKSSKNGSVNLVFIITLFFGIIHGLGFSNYFKTILGGSPSSKLLPMAEFALGIEAAQIVVVIVVLILSYIVQTVFRFSKRDWTLVMSAFIIGVVLPMILESEIWKR, encoded by the coding sequence ATGTCAGAATTTTTGATTTACTTTCAAATAGGATTGAAACACGTACTGGATATACATTCCTATGATCATGTTTTATTTTTAATTGCTTTGTCTGTTCCTTTTTCGTTTAATGACTGGAAAAGGATTTTGCTTTTGGTAACTGTGTTTACTTTGGGACATACAACCGCATTGTTTCTTTCCGTTTTTGGAATTATTTCAGTTAAGGTAAATGTGGTAGAACTGCTTATTCCGATTACAATATTAATAACGGCTCTCTATAATTTGTTTACAGCTGGTAAATCCAGTAAAAATGGTAGTGTCAATTTAGTTTTTATAATAACGCTTTTCTTTGGAATCATTCATGGTTTAGGTTTTTCTAATTATTTTAAAACGATATTAGGAGGAAGTCCAAGTTCGAAGTTATTGCCGATGGCCGAATTTGCACTGGGAATCGAAGCCGCTCAAATTGTGGTAGTGATTGTTGTGTTGATTTTGTCGTATATTGTACAAACGGTATTTCGTTTTTCAAAACGCGATTGGACATTAGTGATGTCGGCATTTATAATTGGGGTAGTGTTGCCTATGATTCTGGAAAGTGAAATCTGGAAAAGATAA